The following proteins come from a genomic window of Geomonas sp. RF6:
- the nifU gene encoding Fe-S cluster assembly protein NifU, which produces MWDYTDKVKEHFLNPRNVGEIPDADAVGEVGSLACGDALKLFLKLDEKKEKIVDAKFQTFGCGSAIASSSALTEMVKGKTLDEALAVTNQEIADFLGGLPEEKMHCSVMGQEALEVAIAKYRGVDVPKHGHDHVESEGEIVCKCFGLTDVFLKKVIASNKLHTAEQVTHFTKAGGACGGCIPKIKELIAEVTGEQKKTEAKPAAKLTNLRKMQLIQETLENEVRPQLWADGGDLELIDIDGAVVQVAFRKACAGCASSGYTAKFVEQKLREMVSPDIVVQEVQG; this is translated from the coding sequence ATGTGGGACTATACCGATAAGGTCAAAGAACACTTCCTCAACCCGAGGAACGTGGGTGAAATACCTGATGCAGATGCTGTTGGTGAGGTCGGAAGTCTCGCCTGCGGCGACGCACTGAAACTCTTTTTGAAGCTGGATGAGAAGAAGGAAAAGATCGTCGACGCCAAGTTCCAGACCTTTGGCTGCGGCAGCGCCATCGCTTCCTCCTCCGCCCTCACGGAAATGGTGAAAGGGAAGACCCTCGACGAGGCGCTTGCGGTGACGAACCAGGAGATCGCCGATTTCCTGGGGGGGCTCCCGGAAGAAAAGATGCACTGCTCCGTCATGGGTCAGGAGGCTCTCGAGGTGGCGATCGCCAAGTATCGCGGCGTCGACGTGCCGAAGCACGGCCACGACCACGTGGAGAGCGAGGGGGAGATCGTCTGCAAGTGCTTCGGTCTTACCGATGTCTTCCTGAAGAAGGTCATCGCCTCCAACAAGCTGCACACCGCCGAGCAGGTGACCCACTTCACCAAGGCGGGGGGCGCCTGCGGCGGGTGCATCCCGAAGATCAAGGAGCTCATCGCTGAGGTAACCGGCGAGCAGAAGAAAACCGAAGCGAAGCCGGCCGCGAAGCTTACCAACCTGCGCAAGATGCAGCTCATCCAGGAGACGCTCGAAAACGAGGTCCGTCCGCAGCTTTGGGCCGACGGTGGTGATCTCGAACTGATCGACATCGACGGCGCCGTCGTCCAGGTCGCATTCCGCAAGGCGTGCGCCGGCTGCGCCTCCTCCGGTTACACCGCGAAATTCGTGGAGCAGAAGCTGCGCGAGATGGTATCTCCTGACATTGTCGTCCAGGAGGTTCAGGGATGA
- the nifS gene encoding cysteine desulfurase NifS, translating to MKEIYLDNNATTKVDERVFEEMRPYFCELYGNPSSMHFFGGQVQKKVDEARSRVAGLLGAHPDEIIFNACGTESDNTAIRSALEVFPEKKHIITSRVEHPAVLTQCRNLSKRGYRVTELNVDGEGRLDMGELERALDNDTALVTLMWANNETGVIFPVEEAAALAKEKGALFHTDAVQAVGKIPINLAESSIDFLSLSGHKLHAPKGVGVLYVRRGTPFRPMLVGGHQERGRRAGTENTASIIAMGKACELAHVYMEEETTRVRALRDRLQAELTSLIPNTRINGGEAERLPNTLSIAMEFVEGEGILLLLSEKGICASSGSACTSGSLEPSHVLRAMGVPFTCAHGSIRFSLSRFTTDGEIDTVIRELPPIIKRLREMSPFGREFLQQK from the coding sequence ATGAAAGAGATCTACCTGGACAACAACGCCACCACCAAGGTGGACGAGCGGGTTTTCGAGGAGATGCGCCCCTACTTCTGCGAGCTCTACGGCAACCCGAGCTCCATGCACTTCTTTGGCGGCCAGGTGCAGAAAAAGGTCGACGAGGCGCGCAGCCGTGTTGCTGGGCTCCTCGGAGCACATCCGGACGAGATCATCTTCAATGCCTGCGGCACCGAGAGCGACAACACGGCCATCCGCTCCGCGCTGGAGGTCTTTCCCGAGAAGAAGCACATCATCACCAGCCGCGTCGAGCACCCCGCGGTCCTCACCCAGTGCCGCAACCTGAGCAAGCGCGGCTACCGGGTGACCGAGCTGAACGTCGACGGCGAGGGGCGCCTCGACATGGGGGAGCTGGAGCGGGCGCTCGACAACGACACTGCGCTCGTGACCCTCATGTGGGCCAACAACGAGACCGGCGTCATCTTCCCAGTCGAAGAGGCGGCTGCCTTGGCGAAGGAGAAGGGCGCGCTCTTCCACACCGACGCCGTTCAGGCGGTAGGGAAGATACCTATCAACCTCGCCGAGAGCTCCATCGACTTCCTTTCCCTCTCCGGACACAAGCTCCATGCGCCGAAGGGGGTAGGGGTTCTGTACGTGCGGCGTGGCACCCCGTTTCGCCCGATGCTGGTCGGCGGGCACCAGGAGCGCGGTCGCCGGGCCGGTACCGAGAACACCGCGTCGATCATCGCCATGGGGAAGGCGTGCGAACTCGCTCATGTGTACATGGAAGAGGAGACGACAAGGGTGCGCGCCCTGCGCGACAGGCTCCAGGCGGAGCTCACCTCCCTTATCCCGAACACGAGGATCAACGGCGGCGAAGCCGAGCGTCTTCCGAACACCCTCTCCATCGCCATGGAATTCGTGGAAGGGGAGGGGATCCTTCTCCTTCTCTCCGAGAAGGGCATCTGCGCCTCCTCCGGTAGCGCCTGCACCTCCGGCTCGCTCGAACCGTCCCACGTCCTGCGCGCCATGGGTGTTCCCTTCACCTGCGCGCACGGCTCGATCCGTTTCTCCCTCTCCCGTTTCACCACCGACGGCGAGATCGATACCGTGATCAGGGAGCTGCCGCCGATCATCAAGCGGCTGCGCGAGATGTCGCCGTTCGGCAGGGAGTTCCTGCAGCAGAAATAG
- a CDS encoding UbiD family decarboxylase produces the protein MGYRNLQSCVANLERTGALIRIDEELSPDLEIGAVQRRVYQAGGPALLFTRVKGCPFPMLGNLFGTLDRTRYIFRDTLHAVERLVQLKLDPRTLLKEPQALLSVVPAALHLLPRKVSRGAALAHRISLDRLPQLKSWPMDGGAFVTLPQVYSESVRRPGVRHSNLGMYRVQISGNSYAANEAGVHYQIHRGIGFHHAEALEEGVPFRVNVFVGGAPSMTVAAVMPLPEGMPELSFAGLLAGHRIDMVDLPGHLPLPAEADFCIVGSIDPRRTLPEGPFGDHLGYYSLCHDFPVLKVEAVYHRPGAIWPFTTVGRPPQEDTSFGAFIHELTGPLIPSVIPGVKAVHAVDAAGVHPLLLAIGSERYVPYAERNTPQELLTIANAILGQGQLSLAKYLMISCHEDDPHLDVHDIASFLRHVLERIDLTRDLHFQTATTMDTLDYTGGALNSGSKVVFAAVGEKRRTLATELPADFRLPDGFTAPHLCLPGVVAVQGPLCGSATGDGDADMERLCRSLEGVAGLDSIPLLVVVDDSRFTAASLNNFLWVTFTRSDPASDIYGVGAATVRKKWGCRGPLVIDARVKPHHAPPLIDDPEVERTVDELGAPGRPLHGII, from the coding sequence TTGGGGTATCGTAATCTGCAGTCGTGTGTGGCGAACCTGGAACGGACCGGGGCGCTGATCAGGATAGATGAGGAGCTTTCCCCCGATCTGGAGATCGGTGCGGTACAGCGGCGGGTCTACCAGGCGGGGGGCCCGGCTCTCCTCTTCACCCGGGTGAAGGGGTGCCCCTTCCCGATGCTCGGAAACCTCTTCGGGACGCTCGACCGCACCCGCTACATCTTCCGCGACACCCTCCATGCGGTGGAGCGTCTCGTCCAGCTGAAGCTCGACCCGCGCACCCTCCTGAAGGAGCCGCAGGCCCTTCTCAGCGTCGTTCCCGCAGCGCTGCACCTCCTTCCGCGAAAGGTCTCCCGCGGGGCGGCGCTGGCGCACCGCATCTCCCTTGACCGTCTGCCGCAGCTGAAGTCGTGGCCGATGGACGGCGGCGCCTTCGTCACTTTGCCCCAGGTCTACTCGGAAAGCGTCCGTCGACCCGGCGTGCGCCACTCCAACCTCGGGATGTACCGGGTGCAGATCTCCGGCAACAGCTACGCGGCGAACGAAGCCGGCGTGCACTACCAGATCCACCGCGGCATCGGCTTTCACCACGCCGAGGCACTGGAGGAGGGGGTGCCGTTCCGCGTCAATGTCTTCGTGGGGGGCGCGCCGTCGATGACGGTCGCCGCCGTCATGCCCCTCCCGGAAGGGATGCCGGAGCTTTCCTTCGCCGGCCTGCTCGCCGGCCATCGCATCGACATGGTGGATCTTCCCGGGCACCTCCCTCTTCCCGCGGAGGCCGACTTCTGCATCGTCGGGAGCATCGATCCGCGGCGCACCCTCCCGGAGGGGCCGTTCGGGGACCACTTGGGCTATTACAGCCTGTGCCACGACTTCCCGGTCCTGAAGGTGGAGGCGGTCTATCACCGCCCCGGGGCGATCTGGCCCTTCACCACGGTGGGGCGCCCCCCGCAGGAGGACACCTCCTTCGGAGCCTTCATTCACGAGCTCACCGGGCCCCTCATCCCCAGCGTCATTCCAGGGGTAAAAGCGGTGCACGCGGTCGATGCGGCAGGGGTCCATCCGCTCCTGCTGGCGATAGGGAGCGAGCGGTACGTGCCGTACGCCGAGCGGAACACCCCGCAGGAGCTTCTCACCATCGCCAACGCCATTCTCGGGCAGGGGCAGCTTTCCCTGGCAAAGTACCTGATGATATCGTGCCACGAGGATGATCCGCATCTCGACGTGCACGACATCGCCTCCTTCCTCCGGCACGTGCTGGAGCGGATCGATCTCACGCGCGACCTGCACTTTCAGACCGCGACCACGATGGATACCCTCGACTACACCGGGGGCGCCCTCAACAGCGGCTCGAAGGTCGTCTTCGCCGCTGTGGGAGAGAAGAGGCGCACCCTCGCCACGGAGCTGCCGGCGGACTTCCGCCTCCCGGACGGATTCACCGCGCCGCATCTGTGCCTCCCCGGGGTCGTCGCCGTGCAGGGGCCTCTATGTGGAAGTGCCACGGGGGATGGCGACGCGGATATGGAAAGGCTGTGCCGCTCGTTGGAAGGGGTGGCGGGGCTGGATTCCATCCCGCTCCTCGTGGTGGTCGACGACAGCAGATTCACTGCGGCTTCTCTCAACAACTTCCTGTGGGTCACCTTCACCCGGTCCGATCCCGCTTCCGACATCTACGGGGTTGGGGCGGCAACCGTGCGGAAGAAGTGGGGGTGCCGCGGACCTCTGGTGATAGACGCCCGGGTGAAGCCGCACCACGCGCCCCCTTTGATTGACGACCCCGAGGTGGAGCGCACCGTCGATGAACTCGGCGCCCCCGGCCGCCCGCTGCACGGCATTATATAA
- a CDS encoding TlyA family RNA methyltransferase: MSKERLDKLVLDRGLAPSREKAKALIMAGQVVVNDHLADKAGLLVPLEAEIRLKGEPLPYVSRGGLKLAHALATFGIEVTDLTAIDVGASTGGFTDCLLQRGARRVIAVDVGYGQLAWKLREDPRVVNLEKTNIRHLEPSGVPELAQIAVIDASFISLDKVLPSTLRLVLPGAVIVALIKPQFEVGRGQVGKGGVVRDQKKHAEVVENISALAASLGLEVLGVCESPILGPAGNKEFLIHLQKKCADSDTKL, encoded by the coding sequence TTGAGCAAGGAAAGACTGGACAAACTGGTGCTGGACCGCGGGCTCGCGCCGTCGCGGGAGAAGGCGAAGGCGCTCATCATGGCCGGGCAGGTGGTGGTTAACGACCACCTGGCAGATAAGGCTGGGCTCCTTGTCCCGCTGGAGGCGGAGATCCGCCTGAAGGGTGAACCGCTCCCCTATGTGAGCCGCGGCGGCCTGAAGCTGGCACACGCACTGGCGACCTTCGGCATAGAGGTCACGGACCTCACCGCCATCGATGTCGGGGCCTCCACCGGAGGCTTCACCGACTGCCTCCTGCAGCGCGGCGCCCGCCGGGTCATAGCGGTCGATGTCGGCTACGGCCAGCTCGCCTGGAAGCTGCGCGAGGATCCGCGGGTGGTGAACCTGGAGAAGACGAACATCCGCCATCTGGAGCCCTCGGGGGTCCCCGAGCTCGCGCAGATCGCGGTCATCGACGCCTCCTTCATATCGCTGGACAAGGTCCTCCCGTCTACCCTGCGCCTCGTTCTCCCCGGCGCCGTCATCGTCGCCCTCATAAAGCCGCAGTTCGAGGTCGGGCGCGGACAGGTGGGGAAGGGGGGGGTGGTGCGCGACCAGAAGAAGCACGCGGAGGTCGTGGAAAATATCTCCGCCCTCGCCGCGTCTCTCGGTCTGGAGGTACTGGGAGTCTGCGAGTCGCCGATTCTCGGTCCCGCGGGGAACAAGGAGTTTCTCATTCACCTGCAAAAAAAGTGTGCAGATAGCGATACAAAACTTTGA
- a CDS encoding histidine triad nucleotide-binding protein, whose product MSSCLFCKMASGEIPVKKVYEDEHLFAIEDINPVAPIHLLIITKEHITNAPDLQGEHDAAIGSVFRVAAQLAKERGVAEDGFRIVNNTNAGAGQSVFHIHFHLLAGRRLTWPPG is encoded by the coding sequence ATGAGCAGTTGCCTGTTTTGCAAGATGGCCAGCGGCGAGATTCCGGTAAAGAAAGTGTACGAAGATGAGCACCTCTTCGCCATCGAAGACATCAATCCGGTAGCCCCGATACACCTCCTCATCATTACCAAAGAACACATCACCAACGCACCCGATCTGCAGGGGGAGCACGACGCCGCCATCGGCTCGGTCTTTCGCGTTGCGGCGCAGTTGGCGAAAGAGAGGGGCGTCGCCGAAGACGGTTTCAGGATCGTCAACAACACGAACGCCGGCGCCGGCCAGTCCGTTTTCCACATCCATTTTCACCTGCTTGCGGGTCGCAGGCTGACCTGGCCTCCGGGGTAG
- a CDS encoding DUF4124 domain-containing protein, with the protein MKKWLVAAILLYALPLIAQTYEWTDERGTVNFTEDLGKVPPKYRKKAKLIGEESGAPQVTEETEPAKGKGAEGKGKGSEARAEKKVYGGKDEKVWREEFGRANADLKAAEKDEAELRARISDTSRMSRTEYLTIQNSLKHAEFRVQDLKKKLDQLNARADKADLPGDLRQ; encoded by the coding sequence ATGAAAAAGTGGCTTGTTGCAGCAATCCTCCTCTACGCCCTTCCGCTCATTGCCCAGACCTATGAGTGGACCGACGAGCGCGGCACCGTCAACTTCACGGAGGATCTCGGGAAGGTCCCACCGAAGTATCGCAAGAAAGCGAAGCTCATCGGCGAAGAGAGCGGCGCGCCGCAGGTCACGGAAGAGACGGAGCCGGCGAAGGGGAAGGGGGCCGAAGGAAAGGGAAAGGGCTCCGAGGCCCGCGCCGAAAAGAAGGTGTACGGCGGGAAGGATGAGAAGGTCTGGCGCGAGGAGTTCGGACGCGCCAATGCCGATCTGAAGGCTGCCGAGAAGGACGAGGCGGAGCTGCGGGCCCGCATTTCCGATACCTCCAGGATGTCCCGCACCGAGTATCTCACGATCCAGAATTCCCTGAAGCACGCCGAGTTCAGGGTGCAGGACCTGAAAAAGAAGCTGGACCAGCTGAACGCCCGGGCGGATAAGGCGGATCTCCCCGGCGATCTGCGCCAGTAG
- the lgt gene encoding prolipoprotein diacylglyceryl transferase, translating into MTYPHIDPVFLKLGPLEFRWYGLMYICAFLAAYFIIRSGVKRKGLPLDTEGVADLVFTVALGIVLGGRLGYILFYNLDYYLAHPAKLFAVWEGGMSFHGGLIGATVAGVYFIRKHKLPFYPLADLGFLAAPIGLGLGRIGNFINGELYGRVTDVPWGMVFPGGGEVPRHPSQLYEALLEGVLMFVILFAVSRKVRQDGVVFWGFICLYGLFRFCLEFFREPDAQLGFLMGGLSMGQLLSLPMFLIGGGMVIQRLRRG; encoded by the coding sequence ATGACCTACCCCCACATCGACCCGGTATTCCTGAAGCTCGGGCCGCTGGAGTTTCGCTGGTACGGCCTCATGTACATCTGCGCCTTTCTCGCCGCCTACTTCATCATCCGCTCCGGGGTGAAGCGAAAGGGTCTCCCCCTCGATACCGAAGGTGTGGCCGATCTCGTCTTCACCGTCGCGCTCGGGATCGTCCTCGGCGGGCGTCTCGGATACATCCTCTTTTACAACCTGGACTACTACCTCGCGCACCCCGCGAAGCTCTTTGCGGTATGGGAAGGGGGGATGTCCTTCCACGGCGGGTTGATCGGCGCCACCGTCGCCGGGGTGTACTTCATCAGGAAGCACAAGCTCCCGTTCTATCCGCTGGCGGACCTCGGCTTTCTCGCCGCCCCGATCGGCCTCGGGCTCGGCAGGATAGGAAATTTCATAAACGGGGAGCTGTACGGCAGGGTCACCGACGTCCCGTGGGGGATGGTGTTTCCGGGAGGGGGGGAGGTGCCGCGCCACCCTTCCCAGCTCTACGAGGCGCTCCTGGAAGGGGTGCTGATGTTCGTCATCCTCTTCGCGGTCTCGCGGAAGGTTCGCCAGGACGGTGTCGTGTTCTGGGGTTTCATCTGCCTGTACGGCCTTTTCCGCTTCTGCCTCGAGTTCTTTCGGGAGCCGGACGCGCAGCTCGGCTTCCTCATGGGGGGGCTCTCCATGGGGCAGCTCCTGAGCCTTCCGATGTTCCTCATCGGCGGCGGGATGGTGATCCAGCGGCTCAGGCGCGGCTAG
- a CDS encoding ATP-binding protein, whose translation MEGNPVEVEIKVPNKTRYLSLIGRIGEDIAKELDRYQGDRETLAYHLNLVLTEAMVNAIKHAGPAEPERMVRIVIHIRSDEITISVYDDGQGFDINSIPPPNFEELEDRGRGIFLIRSLMDTVCYRKKSTENILEMKKKLV comes from the coding sequence ATGGAAGGAAATCCCGTCGAGGTGGAGATAAAGGTTCCCAACAAGACCAGATACCTGAGTCTTATCGGGCGCATAGGCGAGGACATCGCCAAAGAGCTCGACAGGTATCAGGGGGACCGGGAGACCCTGGCCTACCACCTGAACCTGGTGCTCACCGAGGCGATGGTGAACGCCATAAAGCATGCAGGCCCGGCGGAGCCGGAGCGGATGGTGCGGATCGTGATACACATCAGGTCCGACGAGATCACCATCAGCGTCTACGACGACGGCCAGGGCTTCGATATCAACTCCATCCCCCCACCCAACTTTGAGGAACTGGAAGACCGCGGCCGCGGCATCTTCCTGATCCGCTCCCTCATGGACACCGTCTGCTACCGCAAAAAGTCCACCGAAAATATCCTGGAGATGAAAAAGAAGCTGGTGTGA
- a CDS encoding STAS domain-containing protein — protein MNLHTEMRNEIEIIYVKEERLDAHNSGELKVVVQKLFEEGKKNVLIDLKEVRFIDSSGLGALVSGFKNAISHQGNLKLSSLQTQVKSMFELTRLHRVFEIFPSSAEAIDNFQ, from the coding sequence ATGAATCTGCACACCGAAATGCGCAACGAGATAGAGATCATCTACGTGAAGGAAGAGCGCCTCGATGCCCACAACTCCGGGGAGCTGAAGGTGGTGGTGCAAAAGCTCTTCGAAGAGGGAAAGAAGAACGTCCTCATCGACCTGAAGGAGGTGCGTTTCATAGACAGCTCCGGGCTCGGCGCGCTCGTCTCCGGCTTCAAGAACGCCATCTCCCACCAGGGAAACCTGAAGCTCTCCTCACTGCAGACCCAAGTCAAATCGATGTTCGAGCTCACCCGCTTGCACCGGGTTTTCGAGATCTTTCCATCCAGCGCGGAGGCGATTGACAATTTTCAATAG
- a CDS encoding SpoIIE family protein phosphatase, producing the protein MLTVDLVWGIALLYLALLFLVAYHADQIHRSGSSVTANATIYSLSIAVYATSWTYYGSVGSAATTGVAFLALYLGPTLAAFSWWFLLRKIIRVSKENNITSIADFISSRYGKSQRLGALITVVSLVGVMPYLALQLRAVSTSFAVITGSHTFYLSFLEHCDITHPGLTAALILGIFSTIFGARHLDSTERHDGLVAAIALESVVKLVSFLIVGATVTYGIFGGMGDIFGRLQRGNPALLAELFTLGGSGTRSYTSVFTFLILSMSAVMLMPRQFQVMVLENSDERHVTKAAWAFPAYLFLFTLFVMPLACAGILLTGGATGAEYFVLNLPLMEEYPWLALLVFMGGFSASAGMVMVESVAISTMVLNHVVMPLVLRMTPGGWFPVLLISLKRGGIFLVVLTGYLYQMVVPAEYPLTEMGLVSFVAVTQLAPAFFGGMYWPRGSKGGALAGIAVGFAVWCYTLLFPSLLPAGPFRDTLFSPGPEGMGLLNPHALFGLTGLDPISHALFWSLFLNLAAYVSVSVIVGQEEGEREQLGKFVKLASRKEDHPRWETKRLSKPVTIVQFVNLMAKFIGEPQAYSAISDYLGDREIDSKGGVSDFELPSLKRFVEKTLAGSLGGAAAGAVVESFLSDVGSRLEPVYDIFSTVRTSRDESREALFVRLRASEIMNRTLDLNIIMEDLLTLLLREFKVDLCVIRLVDRGGVLKVACAKGEGGERIKVEDRLPEIESHIGEAFLGRRTEFFNDADYVTKPASRKLVAEEGIRSFAHIPIASEGAPAVGVLSVYSRSIVGLFTEQFVELLESLAGQLAQAVRIVEEREAREQERRQKEAAQLEHAKVVRDLELAKQIQLSLLPDSPPEVKGVALAARCIPATHVGGDYYDFFQRGNGLVDLVMADVSGHSVGAALIMVETRSVLRAQMQRTITTGEALNVLNELLFDDLSRAELFITMFCGKYDAETRTLSYSNAGHTPPLLFRGERWEELDAEGLILGVNHDVLFEERQVRLEAGDLLFVYTDGIIEAQDAAGDLFGIDRLCSTLVAMLEERDPERIVEGVLQTVRGFTGSSALQDDVSMVVMKVL; encoded by the coding sequence ATGCTCACCGTCGATCTCGTCTGGGGGATAGCCCTTCTATACCTCGCGCTCCTTTTCCTTGTCGCCTACCACGCCGACCAGATCCACCGCTCCGGTAGCAGCGTCACCGCAAACGCCACGATCTACTCCCTCTCCATCGCCGTCTATGCGACCTCCTGGACCTACTACGGCAGCGTCGGGAGCGCCGCCACGACCGGCGTCGCCTTCCTGGCTCTCTACCTCGGCCCCACCCTTGCCGCCTTCTCCTGGTGGTTTCTGCTGCGAAAGATCATCCGCGTCTCCAAGGAGAACAACATCACCTCCATCGCGGACTTCATCTCCTCACGCTACGGCAAATCGCAGCGGCTCGGCGCGCTGATAACGGTCGTGTCGCTGGTGGGGGTCATGCCGTACCTCGCCCTGCAGTTGCGCGCGGTCTCCACCTCCTTTGCCGTCATTACCGGCAGCCACACCTTTTACCTGTCGTTCCTGGAGCACTGCGACATCACCCACCCGGGTCTGACAGCGGCACTGATCCTCGGGATCTTCAGCACCATCTTCGGGGCGCGCCACCTCGACTCCACCGAGCGCCACGACGGACTCGTGGCCGCCATCGCACTCGAGTCGGTGGTGAAGCTCGTCTCCTTCCTCATCGTCGGGGCAACCGTCACCTACGGCATCTTCGGCGGCATGGGTGACATCTTCGGGCGCCTGCAGCGGGGGAATCCCGCCCTGCTAGCCGAGCTCTTCACCCTGGGCGGGAGCGGGACACGCTCCTACACCTCCGTCTTCACCTTCCTCATTCTCTCCATGAGTGCGGTCATGCTGATGCCGCGCCAGTTCCAGGTCATGGTGCTGGAAAACTCGGACGAGAGGCACGTCACGAAGGCTGCCTGGGCCTTTCCTGCCTACCTCTTTCTTTTCACACTCTTCGTCATGCCCCTGGCGTGCGCGGGGATACTCCTCACCGGAGGGGCAACGGGCGCCGAGTACTTCGTCCTCAACCTGCCGCTGATGGAGGAATACCCCTGGCTCGCGCTCCTCGTCTTTATGGGGGGATTCTCCGCATCCGCCGGGATGGTGATGGTGGAGTCGGTGGCGATTTCCACCATGGTGCTGAACCACGTGGTGATGCCTCTCGTTCTCCGCATGACCCCGGGGGGGTGGTTCCCGGTCCTCCTCATCAGCCTGAAGAGGGGGGGGATCTTCCTCGTGGTCCTCACAGGGTACCTCTACCAGATGGTCGTGCCGGCGGAGTACCCCCTGACGGAGATGGGGCTCGTCTCCTTCGTGGCGGTGACCCAGCTGGCGCCCGCCTTCTTCGGCGGCATGTACTGGCCCCGCGGCAGCAAGGGGGGCGCGCTCGCCGGGATCGCGGTCGGCTTCGCCGTGTGGTGCTATACCCTCCTCTTCCCGAGCCTTCTTCCCGCCGGTCCCTTCAGGGATACGCTCTTCTCCCCGGGGCCTGAAGGAATGGGGCTCCTCAATCCGCACGCCCTCTTCGGCCTCACCGGGCTCGATCCGATCAGCCACGCACTCTTCTGGAGCCTCTTCCTGAACCTCGCGGCGTACGTCTCCGTCTCCGTCATCGTCGGGCAGGAGGAGGGGGAAAGGGAGCAGCTCGGCAAGTTCGTGAAACTCGCCTCCCGGAAGGAGGACCACCCCCGCTGGGAGACGAAGCGCCTCTCCAAACCGGTGACGATCGTGCAGTTCGTGAACCTCATGGCGAAATTCATCGGCGAGCCCCAGGCGTACAGCGCCATCAGCGACTACCTCGGTGACCGGGAGATCGACAGCAAAGGGGGGGTGTCGGACTTCGAGCTCCCGAGCCTGAAGCGCTTCGTGGAGAAGACGCTCGCCGGCTCCCTCGGCGGTGCCGCGGCGGGGGCGGTGGTGGAGAGCTTCCTCTCCGACGTGGGATCGCGCCTGGAGCCGGTGTACGACATCTTCTCCACCGTGCGCACCTCCCGGGACGAGAGCAGGGAGGCGCTCTTCGTGAGGCTGCGCGCCTCGGAGATCATGAACCGCACGCTCGATCTCAACATCATAATGGAGGACCTGCTGACCCTCCTTTTGCGCGAGTTCAAGGTGGACCTGTGCGTCATCAGACTTGTCGACCGGGGAGGTGTGCTGAAGGTCGCCTGCGCCAAGGGTGAAGGTGGGGAGCGCATAAAGGTGGAGGACCGGCTCCCGGAGATCGAGAGCCACATAGGGGAGGCATTCCTCGGCCGCCGCACGGAGTTTTTCAACGACGCCGACTACGTCACAAAGCCTGCCTCCCGAAAGCTCGTGGCGGAGGAGGGTATCAGATCCTTTGCCCACATCCCCATCGCCAGCGAAGGGGCACCGGCGGTCGGCGTCCTCTCCGTCTACTCGCGCTCCATCGTCGGGCTCTTTACCGAGCAGTTCGTGGAGCTGCTGGAGAGCCTCGCCGGCCAGCTCGCCCAGGCGGTGCGTATCGTGGAGGAGCGGGAAGCGAGGGAGCAGGAACGCCGCCAGAAGGAGGCGGCGCAGCTGGAGCACGCGAAGGTCGTGCGCGACCTGGAGCTCGCAAAGCAGATCCAGCTATCCCTCCTGCCCGACAGCCCGCCGGAGGTGAAGGGGGTGGCGCTCGCAGCCCGCTGCATCCCCGCCACCCACGTCGGCGGCGACTACTACGATTTTTTCCAGCGCGGCAACGGCCTTGTAGACCTCGTCATGGCGGACGTATCAGGGCACAGCGTCGGCGCCGCCCTCATCATGGTGGAAACCCGCTCCGTGCTGCGCGCCCAGATGCAGCGCACCATCACCACGGGCGAGGCGCTGAACGTCTTAAACGAGCTCCTCTTTGATGATCTCTCCCGGGCCGAGCTCTTCATCACCATGTTCTGCGGCAAGTACGATGCCGAGACGCGCACCCTGAGCTACTCCAACGCAGGGCACACCCCTCCCCTTCTCTTCAGGGGAGAGAGGTGGGAGGAGCTCGACGCCGAAGGGCTCATCCTCGGGGTGAACCACGACGTCCTCTTCGAGGAGCGCCAGGTCCGCCTCGAAGCGGGGGACCTTCTCTTCGTGTACACCGACGGGATCATCGAGGCGCAGGACGCTGCCGGCGATCTCTTCGGAATCGACAGGCTCTGCTCGACACTGGTGGCGATGCTGGAGGAGAGGGACCCCGAGCGGATCGTGGAAGGGGTCCTTCAGACGGTGCGGGGCTTCACCGGGAGCTCGGCTTTACAGGATGATGTTTCCATGGTAGTCATGAAGGTGCTTTAA